In the Vanacampus margaritifer isolate UIUO_Vmar chromosome 9, RoL_Vmar_1.0, whole genome shotgun sequence genome, ataaaattaaacaaccaacTAAAAACTACCTATAACTGAAATGGCACCAAGCCATCATGGccacttaataaaaacaattatagacAGAATGAGTGTAAAATGCTGCATCACCCTTCCTCTTTCATTCCCCATTTGTTACTCtttatcattaactcattcacttccataagttcattaaaaaaaatttttttttaactctttgactgccaaaaacgttaaataacgtttagtaaaatcctatggaggagtgccaaagacgttaaaatacgtttttttttcaaaacagagatgaaactaaccattttctattgttgattactgaaaaacggaatacggtagaaacaaacttttttttctgatgaaagatgagagtccaatctttcatttggtagtatgtgtgtttccatagtccaaacacataattttctgtgaaccttgaaagatcagtcaaaaatgcttaaatcggctggcacacacggcatcccttttctgaaaacgtctggcagtcaaagagttaagaattcAGGGTGTCAgccgattattttttaaaattgtaagtaatcgcatgacttcactaattaactcacgtttaatcaaaaattttacatcggttctaaatgtacaataaaacaattctaggttttcatactcttaacaaaagtgaaaaaaatgttaaactaataaaaatagttcaaatgaattttggacgtttatagctgtcaatggcagtgaatgaataaaaaaaaggaaaagattttaaaaaattcagggAGTCAGgcgaatacatttattttattgtaattaattaaattaattaatttcatactcttgttaacaatgtcaatggcagtgaatgagttaagtgtgacGAGAGTgctatgtgcatgtgtgttgcaTGTCTTTAAAAAGTAGGCCCAAACCTTCTGCGACCCCCCACGGGTACTGTCGTCCCCTGACGCGCTTGCTGTTCACCTCGATGATGGTGTTGCTTCCCACCACGGCCAACGGAAGTTTGTCCTGGAAACAAAATTCACATTCTTTAAGTACAGGTGAAGTCATGTTATCATCCCCAGAGATACAAAAGTGAAATTTCAAGATGAACTCAGGCGAACTTCTGTAAACTTTGgaatgcacatgtccaactgttcaatgtttcagtAGTTATTGAGCAACTTGCTGTTCTCCAACAAGGAGTTGAATggcaaaattcttttttttgttttttgttttttttcttttttccaggagagttcagtattgttcattcgatttggcAAAATTCTAATTCAAGGACATACACACTTCTATGCCTTTCTatacagaagcgtattgcatttacttgaaaaaaatgaagtaaacctgttttttcttacctttttttggggggtaggtttgttttttggtgtataaaaaaaagaaaaaaagaaatgttctgtttttctaaaaaaaaaaaattctgttgtaCTGAATATtcttttctgtcataaaaaaagaaaaaaatgtgaaaaacaagaaaataaagaaaaacaagaaaataaattattctgaaaaacaggaggaaaaaatacTAATACTTTAACTAGTTAAaccgaaataaaatattttgaaaaacagggtgggaaattattcaacaaattttttaaaaatattccgaaaaataGAGCACCATCTTTTAATGACGGACACTTTCCCACATTTAATACACTTCCGTAGAAACGTAAgtgttagcttactaaaatcatgCCGATCGATTGACATGTTTGTATACTTACATGCTCTATAAAACGATCAACCTAGCTTACATTAGAACGATAGTATACagtgaaaaaaaactcagaaaaacagaagctggtgctctgtaataattatttttcctgtttaaaaaataaataaaaaaattcccccgtttttcagaatatttttttctgagtagtttttctgaatattttttccccgtttttcagataaaaaaaaaaaaaaaaattcagtaaaacagaataaaaaaatctgaaaaacagaaaataaaaaataaaaacacaaaatgttttttttttaagtgaatgcaatacgcttccgtatttCTCTGACACTTTCAGCCTATTTTCTGCAACCTGTTGATGACTTTCGGTGACACTTACAGTCCATGTAAAGTGGCGGAAAAAAAGTCATCTAAATTTGAGAAGTTCACCTCTCAAGGTATAACGCATTTTTAGCTCATcttaaaatgtccccaaaagcCCAATATCCTGAACTTTTTGCGAGTAGCACAAGCACAGAAGTCCCACCTTGATCTTCTTCACTAGACGGTTCTCCTCTTCGTCATCCGTCTCGGGGAACTCGTAGATCTTGATCTTGTGTTCCTGAATCTCCCGCATGATCTGCAGGCAAGAGAGACGCCATTTTAGGATGTCCACAACTGGAAGAGCCtgagggactttttttttgttgttgttgagggcAATGGAAAGTGTTGACCTGCTTCTTGAACTGCTGGCATTCCTCTGGCGTAAGTGTGTCTGCTTTGGCGATCAGCGGGATGACGTTGACTTTCTCGTGCAGACGCTTCATGAACTCGATGTCCAGGGGCTTCAAGCTGCGGCCACGAAAACACAAACAACTGGACGTTAGCCCTACTGATAATAAACATAAAAGATAAAACATATTCAAAGTCTACTCTCATATTAATTGATAGGATCACAAAGTGAGGTTAAATGGCCGATATCTTGCACAATTTGGAAAATTGTGcctcaaaagacaaacaaaattaACAGTTCAAACCACCCATTGGTTAACTAGATATAAAACGAAACATTACTGCAAAAATATCAGTTTCTCTGATTTTTAGTaacggacaaatgaagcttcatgaaacacttaaggttttttttgcagtggaaatgtaatcagtttcttcaaaagtcaaacaaaactaaGAGTTCAAACCATCCCTAGGTTAActagacacaaaacaaaacacaaaaacgttACTGCAAAAATATCAGTTTCTCAGATTtttagacaaatgaagcttcatgaagcacttgtgatatatgtttaaaaaaataaaaacaattgcagtgaaaatgtaatcaatttccattgcactagttTTGTCTTTAAGTCgggagcaccatctagaggagcaaaataaatatcgcaaatgcttcatgaagcttcatgatgaagaaaaatataaaaaaataacagaaacaGTGATTTTGTGGATATGTTTGAGTAAAATGAACATGTTTCATTATGAAAACTAATGACAACATATTCCTTTagagcattttgttttttgcagaaTAATGGTCACAATGCGgctgtttttgtcttgtgtgtttttccaggttgtATGTCACAATTATGAACATTGTGTGAGAGTTTTATAGCCTGgaacacaaaatgttttaaaattagtACAAACTTGGAATTCTGTTTAATACACTCGAGGGCCACAATACGATCTATGTCATCCAAAGCATAAGCTGCAtgaaaaagacacatttctGTTTTAACAGGTTAAAAATTGAACactacagctgtttttattttattttataatgaaGCCATGAAATATGGGAAACAAGAAGTCCCACGCCGTACCTACCAGTTTACAATAAAAAACGAAAAACGCTCTCAGTTCATGATTAATCCTTTTGGGATTCTTGGAATTAAAGCACACAAAGTTAGAAAGCATCTGTGACAGCATGCGGATGTTCGGCATGTCAGAGTGACCTCGCAGTCATGAGAAAAGCAAGAGAGTTATTCTTGGCCCGTCTGCGAGCTGGATAAATAACCCGGGACATTTATGGCAGACTCACACGGAATGTTTGGATatcattttacttttgtttaaattttcatTGGCACAAAgggtcaacacaaaaaaaaaacgtaaattgCTGTACACCAATCATGTACTTGGGGTAAGTAATTAGTGATGGTTATTTATGGAGCACTTTTTGGtcacaaaattaaatgaaaatctgatcaaatatatataatttaacacataaaaaaaaaacgttacaagATAAACAGAACAGGCGAGACACTCAATGCGACGtcaatttcagtcgacagcagaggAATATAGGATGAAATGGCGCTGCCTTTTTTGAgtgatgaaaatggatggaattcTTATTCTAtgaacgcaatattaacctCAAAGACTAGTGAgggcacaaataaataaataaatatcatcaACTTCCCCTTTTAAAATGCTGTGTGACCTAAATATTTGCTCATCATCTGGCATCCATATCCGACAGCAATCCTTTAAAAAGCAAAACCTTGTGCAAGTTGCAACAAATCTCAATTGAATAAAGACAAACCACAAATATGCACATGAGCAGCATGCTTATCATTTTTGACATAGGGGGCTCCTCCCCCTTTAGAATATTAAGCTATTCGGTTTGATGGACTTTTATGTGCTTCTTTCCGCAGTACTTTCAGCAGAAATGCAAAGCCACCAAGTATCAAGTTTGCCTTTTTTATCTGTGGCTTCACGTCGAGCCATTTGATTGAAAACACGTGTGCGGTAGCTGTGCTATATGGAAAGAATTTGGGGATGATTTAACAGCCAAAttgtctgtcaaaaaaaatgtgaaagaaaAAGTGTAGTGTAACCTCATGAGTCCCGCCCGGCATGTGCTCGAAGGCGAGAGTGCAGCCTGAGGACACAGCTTGCACAAACACGGTGTCTCGTAAAAGAGGACACTGGCCTCATTATTAGTGTGTGCCCACGCCACACTGCAGGCAATCTGCCATGATGCATATAGATTTGATTCCTTTTCGATGCAAAGTCAAGTTGGCTCTTTGAGCGGCTTTCATGACTCATGAACACAGGGATCCTAGCATAAAACATGCATTGATAAGTTTTGttttcagcaaaaataaaaaatagaagtggcaacgtaagatggctgccctcaaTCCATACAACTGATCCTAGCGTAAAACATGCTTTGATAAGTTTTGttttcagcaaaaataaaaaatagaagtggcaacgtaagatggctgccctcaaTCCATACAACTGATCCTAGCGTAAAACATGCATCGATAACAATGTTTTCAGTAAAGGAAAATGATAACagaagtggcaacgtaagatggctgcccacACACTACTCCATACAGTGATCCTAGCGTAAAATAAagcaaaggggaaaaaaacaacaacaaaagtggcaacgtaagatggctgccctctggcttcagccACGAGGGTCCGATTGACAGACCATTCAGATATAAGTCTGTGGTGGTGATACAGAATGCTACTTTAGCTTCGCATGCTAGCATCGTGAGTTTGCGCCACTCACCCGTGTCCCGAGGGCGCGATGAAGTAGAGGCAGCAATGAATTCGGCTGTCGGGCATCTGCCGTCTGTTCACCCGCGATTCCGAATTCAGGTAGTCCTCGAACTTGCTGTCGATGTGGTCGATGATTGGCTGCCAGCTGTGCACACAAACGCACGCAACAGCGTTAAGAAACAGACCTCGTCGCCAGGGTGAATTATGGGTAGTGTGGAGATGTTATGGTGTGTGATGGATGAAGTCATTTTGAGAGTGTCAAGCTGAAGAGGCGTAAATCCTTACCAGTTGCTGTTGTCGACGGCATCACCAAAGCCCGGGGTGTCGACGATCGTGAGCAACAGCTGCACGCCACCTTCCTTGATTAGCACTTTGGATTGTTCCACCTGACACAGGGCGGACGGTGTTAAGGTTGTCCTACTAGTTGATAAATGCAGTCCTACACGAAGCGTTGCTTGTTTTACAAAATGTCAACTCCTTCTTTGTTTCCTATCAGCTCGATTCTCTGTCTTGAGAAGCTTTTTGTGGACAAAAGGTATCCGATGTGGACACTCCGTAAGTGACGATGTAGGTTTAGCTTTTTGTGCTAGTCGCTCAAGCTAAACAGTCACTTTAGCACAGTTTTTCCATTAGCTTGATACTCAACTGCAGCTGTAGTTGACAAGCTTTTTGTGGACAAACAACCGTTGATGTGGACAGATTGTATGTGCTCTGTAAGAAAGTCGACTGCTATGTTAACTTACTGGGTTAGCCGCTCACCGGATGTTACTATgaaataggggtgggaatctttaaatgtctaacgattcgattcatatTTTCAGGTGtacgatttttgattaaaaatgatttgattgcgtgatttttgcttcaatttatagatgttcaaggaatcgtaatgatctactccagtctaactcggtaatgctaattagtgctctactcggggcacttttatcactcaaaagaacggctccacgctgcaaaaaaacaacttttattggaataacttgatcgtgactttttccttctactctcttaactggctacaacttaacagtgtatcagaccgcgtggaaccacactgcccctaagtggccaaatcgggtacaacatgaacagcgctcccaataaagacacacacaaagaaaagggaagacagtataaaataatttaaataaaatcgattttgggacatctaaaatcgattctgaatcgtactaaatgagaatcgattacGAAATGCtagttctgtttttattttgctaagttgtccacttcctgtttgtttccCATTCCTATGGTTTTAAATGACTTGTTTGTAAGCAAAGAATACGAGTCATCTTTTTGTTTCATTGCATCAATATTAGGATGTTAACCTCTGCTGTTActtttattagggttaatggCGTGTTAACATTGTCTCTGCATGGTTAATGTGTTTTGGAATCTGGACCAATATAATTGATTCCAATGAGCCAATTGCACTGCACTTTGGAGGTCTCTCTGTAAAATCATTAGTGCTGCCGGCTATCGTCACATGTGTGCGCACACGTGCGCGGCCGGCGACATGTCAGAACAGGTCATCATCACGCTATGCTATTAGCTAACTATGCTGAAGAACTGGTAGAACATACAAACACTGGTGTCGTCACCgacgagacagacagacagggtCACATTTGTGTAATTACTGAGAGACGTCAAGGTTGTGAGCAGCTGACATTGAACAGCAGCAGGACTAAGCAAAAATATACTCGCTATCTTCTATGGCAATCGAGACTggtgtaaatgaaaaatatttggacAACACATTCTTTCAATGCTAAAAACATAAGTAATCCTCCGTGACATTTGTTTCCCATAGAATGTTTTTGAAAGAAGCAGCCCAGTTTGTGTCTCGACTAAAACCTACCTGGACAGTCTTCTTGATTCGATGCGAAGGTCCGGGATACTCTGATGAGTACAGATCGGTGAGGAAGAGGGAGTTGATCAGCGTGGATTTGCCCAGCCCTGACTCACCTGGAGGAAGAGTAGTCGAGGTTAAgaatttaacaataaaaaaatggaaatgtagtACAATACAGTCTACCCGCCGCATTCGCGCAGGTTCGCATAATTacagttgaatttttttctctctcaatatTTTGGGCACCCACCcctggattttattttattattattttttttcttcttcttttttttcccaccccgGGATTTTATATCTcccccgtttcccccccccccccccaataatttTATATGTCGCCCCtttccaaccccccccccatattttagcctttttttcttttgttttcccaGGATTTTATATCTcccccgtttcccccccaatattttggggctttttttcctttagtttttttcccggGATTTGACATTtctaaaccccccccccccacacacacacacacacacacacacacataaattatATATCTCGCCCCTTTCCCACCCCCAATAtttggggtttttttctttcgttttaCGCTGATTTTACATATCCCCTGGttccccccctccacccccataatatatatttaaaaaaaattgggggggtttcttttgtttttccaggATTTTATATCTCCGTTTTTCCACCAGTACTTTTATATCTCCCCTTCCCACCCCCCGCAatattttgggctttttttcttttgtttttctgggattttatatatatatatatattttttttaaagcaacaaagcCGTACACAAGCATCTGTGTATGTTAATGGTTATTGGACAGCCAACAGAGCATCTCATTGTGTTACTCTGGAGCCTTGTCAAGCTGTGGCGCTCCAACATGGACACGGTCCAAAGGCTCATGAGCTCCCGTGAACATTGATCCTGGTCCTGCCTGGCTAACGTTCAACAGAAAGAGGGTTGAATATGTTGCAGggtttttgcaaaaaaataaataaatctcgcTACAGTGAGAGGATAAAAAGATGGACGCTTCTTCACTCACACCTCCTCACTTGGTGATGTCCTGTATTGCACTGCAGGGCCATGTGGGCTCCATGCGAAGCACAGCCAAGACAAGCACAACactcaatgtgtgtgcgtgtgtgtgtgtgcgtgtgtgttcgcGAGAGTGTggcaacacaaagaaaacaagcTGTTCACTAAAAATGAGCCTCTAAAACCTTTTCCATGTCGGCTCACATTCTGCAATCGTGCCCAAAATGAGAAAATTTGTTCCAAACACAACGGGACATCGACATCAtggcaaaatgactttttttgtagcaGCAGTGTGTACTAATGCTTATTGCTTATAGTTGTCTACttccatattttatttattagatttatttcaattaattgtttcACCTTAAAGTAGCCTGCTTGCATTTAGGCGAGAGGAGGAAGGAACCCAGAacttcagaactgtgaggcgaCAAGCTAACCACTAGCTCACCACACTGTCATGTGATAAATGGGGGGATACTTAATATGACTATTtggtaggggggaaaaaacatgaaaagaaacaGAAGGTCTCATCTCTCGTCAATGATGCTCTCACTCACACGTTTGGACCGTGTCCAGCTGCTTGTTAAGCAAAAGTTCCAATGCGAGCGGCGCAAGCTATTCTTAGAGACGCGCCTTTATGAAAACTCGCTCCCTGCGCAGGAAATGCTTTTGACCCGAGCAAACATTTTCCCTCCAAACTGATGAGCCGGAGAAGAAtctctgcatttttttccccccagcagTGTTTCTGCAAGATGATGTCGCAGATTATTCCGAGCCGCCTCCGCAGCTTTTTCACTTGGCGTGGACAAAGCGGGGGGCTTGTCCTCAAGTGTATAAATACggctacacacacactcgcacaagaAAAAGACGCAATCTTGTCTCAACTAAACAAACCCACAGTGAAGACATCGAAATGCCAAGCGCCTCTGGGACACAATGAGACAATTGAAAGAACAACAAGAAGGCAGGCAGCTTGCGCTCTTACCAACGACCATCAGGGTGAACTCAAAGCCCCTCTTGACCGACTTCCTGTACACTTGGTTGGGGAGGCTTGCGAAGCCGACATATCCTTCTAGGTTCTTTTGCTGCtgcaagacaaacaaacattaggAGAAATCATAATTAGCAATTAATCAAGATATTTGAcagcagagtaaaaaaaaaaatcagcatttaATGTCCTCTTCTGAATTACTGTTTCAACACTGGAAGTGAAGTACGACAAACCTGAGCTATATCACGTCAATGGATCGGCCGTTCACGAAACTCAAGAAATTACCGATGGTGTCTAATGGTCATCTTTCCCACTATCCATCCGCTGTAACATTGCATGCCACACACAGCCTCCGAATGTGTTCATTAGAAATTAGCGGCAGCTAGGATTTAGGATTGGCGGGCCGCCACTCCTAAACGAATTTAGAGGAAACtaaggctgctcgattatgaagaatatattaatcacgattaatttggtaatagctgaaatcacaattaggaagatcatttgttttgtggtacaaaaaaagaaaatgtttaaccgtaataaaatattaagacaaaaaaaatatttgaaacactataattatgcaagttaatAGGaccaaataatatttattaaattagttattttaaaataaaataggtacaaatatacatatttaaacaacaattagtattaataatcttttatttttgttcacgattatgccaattttttaattgtggaccataataattgaaattgtacagtaattgaatttcgattgcACAGGCCTACAGCAAACACCGATATTACTATAACgctgttttaaaataaacatttgcaacCAGCTACCTGAGTTAACATCTCTACAATCGGTGAAATAAATACAGACCCGCTACTAAGGCAGATAAGTAGCTTGGTAGCAAACCAGTTTGTCTACATTTGACATTACTTCATAAAGTGGATAAGAGTACAAATTAAATAgctaattttcttttttacgtTTACCTACACAGCGAATTCAATGGGGAAgaatttatttatcaaaaaaaaaacgagttttgccccaaaaatatttttttaaagacttttttctAAATTATATTTAAGCTAATATTGCTCAGCCCTACTTCATATTTACTGactttatttttgataatattATACACGCATTTAAATTGAGTGCCTGCGGGTGTCCACAGTAGTCCACTCTGCAATTATAATTCATTGTTGCAAAGCAACCACAAAAGGATGATTTTAATACTTACAGCTGTTTTATGCAGATCAGCGTGGGAAGGAACGGTCCGGCGCCAGGAAGCAAATGGAAAagagagatgaaaaaaaacaacaacacaaaatgagTATTAGACCACATGACAAACATACCTCGCTGTCTCACAACTGCTGTCCTATGCTGTAAATCCTCCAGTATCAAGAGACATTTGACCTGCACGCTGTGTTTTTCACAACATTTGCTCCTTttatgtgaagaagaaaaaggccaTTTATTTCTGTGTTTGCCTCAAGCTCGGAGGCGGGAAGAGCATCTCCTCCAGCCGCCCACGTGCGCTCGGTGGAATGGTcattaataaatgcatttttcctATCACACACGTTATTTCCCCAAAAGCTAACCGCGTCTGACACATCTGCTAGAGGAAGTGGCGGCCATGGACGACAGCATTCTAGTACACCCACTGCATTTTGAGCAACACTGCCCGTCAGGGGTGATACTATTTGTTTGCTGGTTCCCGTcaatcatgaaaacaaaaaacaaacagggtCACCGTCTGGAATGGAAGTGCACATGCGTAGTGTTTTTAATCGACGAGTTTGCGTCTAATGCG is a window encoding:
- the septin7b gene encoding septin 7b isoform X2, coding for MVVGESGLGKSTLINSLFLTDLYSSEYPGPSHRIKKTVQVEQSKVLIKEGGVQLLLTIVDTPGFGDAVDNSNCWQPIIDHIDSKFEDYLNSESRVNRRQMPDSRIHCCLYFIAPSGHGLKPLDIEFMKRLHEKVNVIPLIAKADTLTPEECQQFKKQIMREIQEHKIKIYEFPETDDEEENRLVKKIKDKLPLAVVGSNTIIEVNSKRVRGRQYPWGVAEVENSDHCDFTILRDMLIRTHMQDLKDVTNNVHYENYRSRKLAAVTYNGVENNRAKGQLSTKSPLAQMEEERREHVTKMKKMEMEMEQVFEMKVKEKVQKLKDSEAELQRRHEQMKRNLEAQHKELEEKRRVFEEERANWEAQQRLEQQKLEASRTLEKNKKKGKIF
- the septin7b gene encoding septin 7b isoform X1; the encoded protein is MVVGESGLGKSTLINSLFLTDLYSSEYPGPSHRIKKTVQVEQSKVLIKEGGVQLLLTIVDTPGFGDAVDNSNCWQPIIDHIDSKFEDYLNSESRVNRRQMPDSRIHCCLYFIAPSGHGLKPLDIEFMKRLHEKVNVIPLIAKADTLTPEECQQFKKQIMREIQEHKIKIYEFPETDDEEENRLVKKIKDKLPLAVVGSNTIIEVNSKRVRGRQYPWGVAEVENSDHCDFTILRDMLIRTHMQDLKDVTNNVHYENYRSRKLAAVTYNGVENNRAKGQLSTKLDAVEGMSPLAQMEEERREHVTKMKKMEMEMEQVFEMKVKEKVQKLKDSEAELQRRHEQMKRNLEAQHKELEEKRRVFEEERANWEAQQRLEQQKLEASRTLEKNKKKGKIF